A window of the Roseburia sp. 831b genome harbors these coding sequences:
- the serC gene encoding 3-phosphoserine/phosphohydroxythreonine transaminase, which translates to MSRVYNFSAGPAVLPEEVLKEAADEMLDYKGSGMSVMEMSHRSKVYDNIIKEAEADLRELMNIPDNYKVLFLQGGASQFFAEVPMNLMKNRKAGYILTGQWAKKAFQEAKLFGEAVELASSADETFTYIPDCSDLPITDDMDYVYICENNTIYGTKYKKLPNTKGKILVSDISSCFLSEPIDVTKYGVVYGGVQKNVGPAGVVIAIIREDLITDEVLPGTPTMLKWKTQADNDSLYNTPPCYNIYICGKVFKWLKKMGGLSVMKERNEEKAKILYDYLDQSKLFKGTVRKEDRSLMNVPFVTGDKDLDAKFVKEAEAAGLVNLKGHRTVGGMRASIYNAMPKEGVVKLVEFMKKFEEENA; encoded by the coding sequence ATGAGCAGAGTTTACAATTTTTCGGCAGGACCAGCAGTTTTGCCAGAAGAGGTCTTAAAAGAGGCTGCAGACGAAATGTTAGACTACAAAGGAAGCGGCATGTCCGTTATGGAGATGAGTCATCGTTCTAAAGTATACGATAACATTATCAAAGAAGCAGAAGCAGATTTAAGAGAATTGATGAACATTCCAGACAATTACAAGGTATTATTCCTGCAGGGAGGAGCTTCCCAGTTTTTCGCTGAGGTTCCAATGAACCTGATGAAAAACCGCAAGGCAGGTTATATCTTAACCGGTCAGTGGGCAAAGAAAGCGTTCCAGGAAGCAAAACTTTTTGGTGAGGCTGTAGAACTTGCATCATCTGCGGATGAGACATTTACCTATATTCCAGATTGCTCTGATTTACCAATTACAGACGATATGGACTATGTTTATATCTGCGAAAACAATACCATTTACGGAACAAAGTACAAAAAGCTTCCAAATACAAAAGGTAAGATTTTAGTATCCGATATTTCCTCCTGCTTTTTATCAGAACCGATTGATGTAACAAAATATGGAGTTGTTTACGGTGGCGTTCAGAAAAACGTAGGACCAGCAGGTGTTGTAATTGCGATTATCCGTGAAGATTTAATTACAGACGAGGTACTTCCGGGAACACCTACCATGTTAAAATGGAAGACACAGGCAGACAACGATTCCTTATACAACACACCTCCATGTTACAATATCTACATTTGCGGTAAAGTCTTTAAATGGTTAAAGAAGATGGGGGGGTTATCCGTCATGAAAGAACGCAATGAAGAGAAAGCGAAGATTTTATATGATTATTTAGATCAGAGCAAGTTATTCAAAGGAACCGTAAGAAAAGAAGACCGTTCTTTGATGAATGTCCCATTTGTAACAGGTGATAAAGACTTAGATGCCAAATTTGTAAAAGAAGCAGAGGCTGCCGGACTTGTGAACTTAAAAGGTCACCGTACCGTTGGTGGAATGAGAGCATCTATCTACAATGCAATGCCAAAAGAAGGTGTTGTGAAGTTAGTAGAATTCATGAAGAAGTTTGAGGAGGAAAATGCGTAA